The Luteolibacter arcticus genome has a window encoding:
- a CDS encoding beta strand repeat-containing protein codes for MKPNPVLRISTGRLMICGCLCTPLAARADIYKADNSDNLNLPGSWDNGTPPTPADIAHWDSFVTAANSTLLGADLSWDGILISNPAGPVTISGPNTLSLGASGIDLSTADQNLTINSAVALTTGQSWNSKSGRRITVSGPVSGAFNLTKAGIGELVLNGSTSNSFDGLVINSLGGTSAATTLFLGKTGGAVAVAAGKTVQFGTGTTGESNLRMLQPEQFGAGVVMTFGNVSGQWGRFDLNGTNQTLAGLNAGALATQGGAVIQNRRVSDSTSQLGPSTLTLNGSGTYLYNGYLRDVDGGTVGNNTLALVKNGTGTQTLAGAQILHTGGTTVNDGKLILGAGGGTGTLRAAVTVNAPGTIDYAGDNSFGYSAGVSVNALTINGATVGGANFGNHFYNNFALNMTGGSLLLGATNNEFQNTTVTVNASPSTATIARTAGNTTALIRVRDTSPMTLDVADGAQPVDLLISAPLTTVNLGSIVTKSGAGTLLLTGAQDNSSTILAATGGTTILDKSGASVRSLAGISNIGTGATVRIAGSNGDQIYALGSGNLGRVNMTGGTLDLAGLNEGWDRLDGTGIVTNSVAATTSTVTLGENNGSSAFAGSINNGAGIVKLVKTGSGTLGLGGNNTLSGTVEVNAGTLALTGSLPASATTVADGAGVAGEGTFSTLTLGATTGTTLLADPATAGSLGVTGALEVKGNTTVSLASGLFTPGVPFKVIGFGSKAGTWSGANFTLANVANFRGTPVFTENANDVSLTLNGANLKWNNAGGNLKWNTNLTANFHDGAANSTFFWGDKVTFDDTPGAAQIIAIDGAQQPASMTVNSQYDYTFDNGTSGSLAGGMSLVKAGSGVLKLATTNTFLGSTTVNGGTLALAAEAGLGATPAVPTAGHLAINGGTLRWDANFGINGNRGIAIGAIGATFNTIGAGNANTVNLASAITGNSPLTLQSHGEILDAGGAVGSTQLTNPANSFTGNVTVTSGLVTINSNFGNPANTILLNGGGLVDQASNTNFTRNIQIGALGGTYRSYSQVTTGTLAGSVSNAPGVASAIFRRIDGGTSVLAGDWSGFAGQFQNKRGNIRISAPNANWANTDYIQDAAGGWVEFRGGGNAIVNSLSSTRDVFINNGTTLNVDSGVISMATNGHYWQTNAGDLGKLTSSSGILTLTNGASSGSLATLDHQVRVRLVDFNGSTPLTFVKSGVNHLGVNQANTHSGGTVVNAGRLWVEHLQALGTGPVTVNNGGQAGLIAAGTYTNNFTIQGPGQAEGAGTLGAIRFGNNTISGNVTVAAAGSRITAHGGFGTLTGALSGSGNLEINSSAANNNGTINLNGNSPAYTGTLTVTQGRLNANGATFGGSLVSPDNTTLGGEATFGGNVTLGSSAGSALVIDASTSAKLTATGATTVNGTINVTVNGYPTNSSPIEVVGFGSKGGAWSAANFSYTAPAGARPGTAFAETANAIVLNLPTTDLVWNNAAATGGWNTNGDANFQDSVPTDQPFFWGDRVTFNDLPGDDQIIAVSGIVEPGSITVNSQHDYTFTGGTIGGGAIVKSGTGSLSFEQANTFTGSITVNGGKLIGAGSRSGTSTAFGLANNTRTMTVNAGSIAEFQVSNLFGNHNATSVPTLVVNGGTVTNSDVLVASLNNALNHVVLNGATLTSTVGSTSTIGGSRPSDTYGAWNINGTVTSTGQSTITTAAPINGQVMLNSAGTDATFAVNDGTLTIATPLMSGEHGYLNGILKTQPGTMVMDAASVYAGPTTINGGRLLANNTIGSGTGSGAVTVNATGTLGGTGAVSGAVTVNSGGVLAPGTSIESLATGALTLAAGSSFAVEYNSSGVPAVDVANVTGNVTLAGSLNLTDLAAVPAALTLGTKLTILTYTGTLSGTFAGLPEGGVIGSGPTNFKVRYADGNAVTLEATNESADPFEGWASSKGLAGADALGDADPDKDGLANLIEFVLGGEPNPANPGSNSRGLLPTITVDTTHLIFTFRRTDASAVLNPFVEYGTGLSAWIAAEAGEDGITIAEDNGFYDNGSTDRVIVRIPRSLDGVHNKMFARLKVTE; via the coding sequence ATGAAACCCAATCCCGTGCTCCGCATCTCCACCGGCCGCCTCATGATCTGCGGCTGCCTATGCACCCCCTTGGCCGCCCGAGCCGACATCTACAAGGCGGACAACAGCGACAATCTCAACCTCCCGGGCAGTTGGGACAACGGCACCCCCCCCACCCCGGCCGACATCGCCCATTGGGATTCCTTCGTGACCGCTGCCAACTCGACCCTGCTCGGTGCGGATCTGTCGTGGGATGGGATTCTGATCTCAAACCCAGCCGGACCGGTGACGATTTCCGGACCGAATACTCTGAGCTTGGGCGCGAGCGGCATCGATCTTTCCACCGCCGACCAGAACCTGACGATCAACAGCGCAGTCGCCCTGACCACTGGCCAGTCGTGGAACAGCAAGTCAGGCCGCAGGATCACGGTATCCGGACCGGTCTCGGGAGCCTTCAACCTGACGAAGGCGGGCATCGGCGAACTGGTGCTGAATGGTTCAACAAGCAATAGCTTCGACGGGCTGGTCATCAATAGCCTTGGCGGCACCTCCGCGGCCACCACTCTTTTCCTCGGCAAGACCGGAGGAGCGGTCGCAGTCGCGGCAGGCAAGACCGTCCAATTCGGCACGGGCACCACCGGAGAATCCAACCTCCGGATGCTCCAGCCGGAGCAATTCGGTGCCGGCGTCGTGATGACCTTCGGCAATGTCTCCGGCCAGTGGGGACGCTTCGACCTCAATGGCACCAACCAGACCTTGGCCGGGCTCAACGCCGGTGCGCTCGCGACCCAAGGCGGTGCGGTCATCCAGAATCGCCGGGTGAGCGACAGCACCTCGCAGCTCGGACCGTCCACGCTGACCCTGAATGGCAGCGGCACCTATCTCTACAATGGCTACCTCCGCGACGTGGACGGCGGCACGGTCGGCAACAACACCTTGGCCCTCGTCAAGAATGGCACCGGCACCCAGACACTGGCCGGTGCCCAGATCCTCCACACCGGCGGCACCACCGTGAACGATGGCAAGCTGATCCTCGGCGCGGGAGGCGGCACCGGCACGCTGCGCGCCGCAGTCACCGTCAATGCCCCCGGCACGATCGACTACGCCGGCGACAATAGCTTCGGCTACTCGGCAGGCGTCAGCGTGAATGCACTCACCATCAATGGCGCGACGGTCGGCGGCGCCAACTTCGGCAACCACTTCTACAATAACTTCGCGCTCAACATGACCGGCGGCAGCTTGCTGCTGGGTGCCACGAACAACGAGTTCCAAAACACCACCGTCACGGTCAACGCCTCGCCGTCCACCGCGACCATCGCACGCACCGCCGGGAACACCACCGCGCTGATTCGCGTCCGCGACACCTCGCCGATGACGTTAGACGTGGCCGATGGAGCCCAGCCGGTGGACCTCCTGATTTCCGCCCCGCTGACAACTGTCAACCTGGGCAGCATTGTCACCAAGAGCGGCGCGGGCACGCTGCTGCTGACGGGCGCGCAGGACAATTCATCGACCATTCTCGCGGCCACCGGCGGCACCACCATCTTGGACAAAAGCGGCGCAAGCGTCCGGTCATTGGCGGGAATCAGCAACATCGGGACCGGTGCCACCGTGCGCATCGCCGGTAGCAACGGAGACCAGATCTACGCCCTCGGCTCGGGCAATCTCGGCCGGGTCAACATGACCGGCGGCACGCTCGATCTGGCCGGCCTCAACGAAGGCTGGGACCGGCTTGATGGGACCGGCATCGTGACCAATTCGGTGGCCGCCACCACCTCGACCGTGACCTTGGGCGAAAACAACGGCTCCAGCGCGTTCGCCGGTTCGATCAACAATGGCGCGGGCATCGTGAAGCTCGTCAAGACCGGCAGCGGCACGCTCGGGCTCGGCGGCAACAACACTCTCAGCGGTACAGTCGAGGTCAACGCCGGCACGCTGGCTCTCACCGGTTCCCTCCCCGCCAGCGCGACCACGGTTGCGGATGGCGCCGGAGTGGCCGGTGAGGGAACTTTCTCCACCCTCACGCTCGGTGCGACCACCGGGACCACGTTGCTCGCCGATCCGGCGACGGCGGGTTCGCTGGGCGTCACCGGGGCGCTTGAGGTGAAAGGCAACACCACGGTGAGCCTCGCCAGCGGCTTGTTCACGCCGGGTGTCCCGTTCAAGGTGATCGGCTTCGGCAGCAAGGCCGGCACCTGGAGCGGCGCGAATTTCACCCTCGCGAACGTCGCCAACTTCCGTGGCACGCCGGTCTTCACCGAGAATGCCAATGACGTCTCGCTCACCCTCAATGGCGCGAACCTGAAGTGGAACAACGCCGGGGGGAATCTCAAGTGGAACACCAACCTCACCGCCAACTTCCACGACGGCGCTGCCAACAGCACCTTCTTCTGGGGCGACAAGGTCACCTTCGACGACACGCCGGGCGCCGCCCAGATCATCGCCATCGACGGTGCCCAACAGCCGGCCTCGATGACGGTGAACTCGCAGTATGACTACACCTTCGACAACGGCACCTCCGGCTCGCTCGCCGGCGGCATGTCGCTGGTGAAAGCTGGCAGCGGCGTCTTGAAGCTGGCCACGACCAATACCTTCCTCGGCTCCACCACCGTCAATGGCGGCACATTGGCGCTCGCCGCTGAGGCCGGACTCGGCGCGACCCCGGCGGTGCCGACTGCCGGTCACCTGGCGATCAACGGCGGCACGCTCCGCTGGGATGCCAATTTCGGCATCAATGGCAACCGCGGCATCGCCATCGGCGCCATCGGCGCAACCTTCAACACCATCGGCGCGGGCAATGCCAATACCGTCAACCTCGCATCCGCCATCACCGGCAATAGCCCGCTGACCCTCCAATCCCATGGCGAAATCCTCGACGCCGGTGGTGCGGTCGGTTCGACCCAGTTGACCAACCCGGCAAACAGCTTCACCGGCAACGTCACCGTCACCTCCGGCCTGGTGACCATCAACTCGAACTTCGGTAACCCGGCAAACACCATCCTCCTCAACGGTGGCGGTCTGGTGGACCAAGCCTCCAACACCAACTTCACGCGCAACATCCAGATCGGAGCTTTGGGCGGCACCTACCGTTCCTACTCTCAAGTCACAACCGGCACCCTCGCCGGCTCGGTTTCCAATGCTCCGGGGGTGGCTTCCGCCATCTTCCGTCGCATCGATGGCGGCACCTCAGTGCTCGCTGGCGATTGGAGCGGCTTTGCCGGCCAGTTCCAGAACAAGCGCGGCAACATCCGCATCTCGGCCCCCAACGCTAACTGGGCCAATACCGACTACATCCAGGATGCCGCCGGCGGCTGGGTGGAATTCCGCGGCGGCGGCAATGCCATCGTGAACTCCCTCAGCAGCACCCGAGACGTGTTCATCAACAACGGCACCACGTTGAACGTGGATTCCGGAGTGATCAGCATGGCGACCAACGGTCACTACTGGCAGACCAATGCCGGCGATCTTGGCAAACTGACGTCGTCGTCGGGCATACTCACGCTAACCAACGGTGCTTCGAGCGGCAGCCTCGCCACTCTCGACCACCAGGTGCGCGTGCGTTTGGTCGACTTCAACGGCTCCACGCCCCTGACCTTCGTAAAGAGCGGAGTGAACCACCTGGGGGTGAACCAAGCGAACACCCACAGCGGTGGGACGGTGGTCAATGCAGGTCGTCTGTGGGTCGAGCATCTCCAGGCACTGGGAACTGGTCCGGTCACGGTGAACAACGGCGGCCAAGCCGGGTTGATCGCTGCGGGCACCTATACGAACAACTTCACGATCCAAGGCCCGGGCCAGGCGGAAGGAGCCGGCACCTTGGGAGCCATCCGCTTCGGCAATAACACGATCTCCGGCAATGTGACCGTGGCAGCCGCAGGTTCCCGCATCACCGCCCATGGCGGCTTCGGCACCCTCACCGGAGCCCTGTCCGGTAGCGGCAACCTCGAGATCAACTCCAGCGCGGCCAACAACAACGGCACCATCAACCTAAACGGTAACAGCCCGGCCTACACCGGCACGCTCACCGTTACCCAGGGCCGTCTCAACGCGAACGGGGCGACCTTCGGCGGCTCGCTGGTTTCCCCGGACAACACCACGCTCGGAGGCGAAGCCACCTTCGGCGGCAATGTGACGCTCGGCTCCTCGGCCGGTTCGGCACTGGTGATCGACGCCAGCACGTCGGCCAAGCTGACGGCCACTGGTGCGACCACCGTCAACGGCACTATCAACGTGACGGTCAATGGATACCCGACGAACAGCTCGCCGATCGAAGTGGTCGGCTTCGGCTCGAAGGGCGGCGCGTGGAGTGCGGCGAATTTCTCTTACACCGCTCCTGCCGGTGCCCGCCCCGGCACCGCCTTCGCCGAAACTGCCAATGCCATCGTGCTGAACCTGCCCACGACCGATCTGGTCTGGAACAACGCGGCAGCCACCGGAGGGTGGAACACTAATGGCGATGCCAACTTCCAAGACAGCGTGCCGACCGACCAGCCGTTCTTCTGGGGCGACCGCGTTACCTTCAATGACCTGCCCGGTGACGATCAGATCATTGCCGTGTCCGGCATCGTGGAACCCGGCTCCATCACTGTGAATTCCCAGCACGACTATACCTTCACCGGCGGCACCATCGGCGGCGGCGCGATCGTGAAGTCCGGCACCGGCAGCCTGTCGTTCGAGCAAGCCAACACCTTCACCGGCAGCATAACCGTCAACGGCGGCAAGCTGATCGGCGCGGGATCCCGCTCCGGCACCAGCACCGCCTTCGGTCTCGCCAACAACACCCGCACGATGACTGTCAATGCGGGCAGCATCGCCGAGTTCCAGGTGTCGAACCTCTTCGGCAACCATAACGCCACCAGCGTCCCCACACTGGTGGTCAACGGCGGCACGGTGACCAACAGCGATGTGCTCGTGGCCAGCCTGAACAACGCGCTAAACCACGTGGTGCTCAACGGCGCAACCCTCACCTCCACCGTCGGCTCCACCTCCACCATCGGTGGCTCGCGGCCGAGCGATACCTACGGTGCTTGGAACATCAACGGCACGGTGACTTCGACCGGCCAGTCCACCATCACCACCGCCGCGCCGATCAACGGCCAGGTGATGCTCAACAGCGCCGGCACCGACGCCACCTTCGCGGTGAACGACGGCACCCTGACGATCGCCACCCCGCTGATGAGCGGCGAACACGGCTACCTGAATGGCATCCTCAAGACCCAGCCGGGCACGATGGTGATGGACGCCGCCAGCGTCTACGCCGGACCGACCACCATTAATGGCGGCCGCTTGCTTGCCAACAACACCATCGGATCCGGCACCGGCAGCGGTGCGGTCACCGTCAATGCCACCGGCACGCTCGGCGGCACCGGCGCAGTCAGCGGCGCGGTCACCGTCAACTCCGGCGGCGTTCTTGCCCCGGGCACCTCGATCGAATCGCTCGCCACCGGCGCGCTGACCTTGGCCGCCGGCTCCTCGTTCGCGGTCGAATACAACTCCTCCGGCGTCCCAGCGGTGGACGTGGCCAATGTCACCGGCAACGTGACGCTGGCCGGCAGCCTGAATCTGACCGACCTCGCCGCCGTCCCGGCTGCGTTGACGCTCGGCACCAAGCTGACCATCCTGACCTACACCGGCACGCTCTCCGGCACCTTCGCCGGCCTGCCGGAAGGCGGGGTCATCGGCTCCGGGCCGACCAACTTCAAGGTCCGCTATGCCGATGGCAATGCGGTCACCCTTGAAGCCACCAACGAGTCCGCCGATCCCTTCGAAGGCTGGGCGAGTTCCAAGGGCCTGGCGGGTGCCGATGCCTTGGGAGATGCCGACCCGGACAAGGATGGCCTCGCCAACCTCATCGAGTTCGTGCTCGGCGGTGAGCCGAACCCTGCCAATCCGGGCTCGAATTCACGCGGCCTGCTGCCGACCATCACCGTGGATACCACCCACCTGATCTTCACGTTCCGCCGCACCGACGCGTCGGCGGTCTTGAATCCATTCGTCGAATACGGCACCGGCCTGTCCGCTTGGATCGCGGCCGAAGCCGGTGAGGATGGCATCACCATCGCTGAGGACAATGGCTTCTACGACAATGGTAGTACTGACCGTGTGATCGTGCGGATTCCACGGTCACTCGACGGGGTCCACAACAAGATGTTCGCGCGTCTGAAAGTCACCGAATGA
- a CDS encoding PhoPQ-activated pathogenicity-related family protein — protein MLSIGKVVLPLVLLGSAAFLSAKEAPVVPADLANYVARAEPGFKWTVEDTKEFGGVKAWRLKLTSQVWQGITWTHDLLVVKPTGVPTGKMLLLNEGGSASNEKALYAALLAGKIQAPVALLLGVPNQPLFDGKREDHLIAETFVRYLDSGDASWPLLFPMVKSVVKAMDTLQEFSKKEWDEPVTKFIVGGGSKRGWTTWLTAANDPRVMAITPMVIDVLNMREQITHQQSSLGGTSQEISPYTDRGLVPVPDTPRAQSLWTMIDPWTYRDRFTMPKLIVLGNNDPYWSTDALNLYWDALPGEKYISYSPNAGHDLTERDAAGKKLSAERAINNVSAFVRYQLSGKPLPKVGWKHTTQADGSLGLTVTADPAPQRARLWVARSTTKDFRKARWESQAIEQKEGEPVTASLPKPDKGFIAYYADLGYQIDDLPQWLCTQLRVVGAETK, from the coding sequence ATGCTTTCGATTGGAAAAGTGGTGTTGCCGCTGGTGCTGCTGGGCTCAGCGGCTTTTTTGTCGGCAAAGGAAGCACCCGTGGTGCCGGCGGATCTGGCCAACTACGTGGCCCGAGCGGAGCCGGGATTCAAGTGGACGGTCGAGGACACGAAGGAGTTTGGCGGTGTGAAGGCCTGGCGGCTCAAGCTGACCTCGCAGGTCTGGCAGGGGATCACGTGGACCCACGATCTGCTGGTGGTGAAGCCTACGGGAGTGCCCACCGGGAAGATGCTGCTGCTGAATGAGGGTGGCAGCGCTTCCAATGAGAAGGCCCTGTATGCGGCCCTGTTGGCAGGGAAAATCCAGGCACCGGTCGCGCTGTTGCTCGGCGTGCCGAATCAGCCGTTGTTCGACGGGAAAAGGGAAGACCACCTCATTGCGGAGACCTTTGTCCGCTATCTCGACTCCGGCGATGCCTCGTGGCCGTTGCTTTTTCCGATGGTGAAGAGCGTGGTGAAGGCGATGGATACGCTCCAGGAATTCAGCAAGAAGGAATGGGACGAGCCGGTGACGAAGTTCATCGTCGGTGGTGGCTCGAAGCGCGGCTGGACCACCTGGCTGACCGCTGCGAACGATCCCCGGGTGATGGCGATCACACCGATGGTGATCGACGTGCTGAACATGCGCGAGCAGATCACTCACCAGCAGAGTTCGCTTGGTGGAACGAGCCAGGAGATCTCGCCCTACACCGATCGTGGGCTGGTGCCCGTTCCCGATACGCCGCGAGCCCAAAGCCTGTGGACGATGATCGACCCGTGGACCTACCGGGATCGTTTCACCATGCCGAAGCTGATAGTGCTGGGGAACAACGATCCCTACTGGAGCACCGATGCCCTGAACCTCTATTGGGACGCTCTGCCCGGAGAGAAATACATCTCCTATAGCCCGAACGCCGGACACGATCTGACGGAGCGGGATGCCGCGGGCAAGAAGCTAAGTGCGGAGCGTGCGATCAACAATGTGTCCGCCTTCGTTCGCTATCAGCTCAGTGGGAAGCCGCTGCCGAAGGTCGGCTGGAAACACACGACGCAGGCCGATGGTAGCCTGGGCCTCACGGTGACGGCCGATCCCGCGCCGCAGCGGGCACGGCTATGGGTCGCCCGCTCGACCACCAAGGATTTCCGCAAGGCCCGCTGGGAGTCGCAGGCGATCGAGCAGAAGGAAGGCGAGCCGGTGACGGCGAGTCTCCCGAAGCCGGACAAGGGCTTCATCGCCTACTACGCGGATCTTGGTTACCAGATCGATGACCTCCCGCAGTGGCTGTGCACGCAGTTGCGAGTCGTGGGTGCGGAGACGAAGTGA
- a CDS encoding sigma-70 family RNA polymerase sigma factor, whose amino-acid sequence MSYDSDSSLKVYLREISKTPLLTPEEEVKLAKRIAKGDKEARAHMIKANLRLVVKIAQDYSGYGLPISDLISEGNIGLMKAVERFDPAKGGKLSTYAAWWIKQSIKRSLANQSKTIRLPVHMVDKIAKMRRISTMLAEALGREPTDEELADEIGLPRRKLAMLKQASQRPTSLDAPINEGEATEYGEIIGDDRAEDPLESLSEKNLHGELSGLLGVLDKRERRIIDERFGLTGKTPMTLEEVGREFGVTRERIRQLQNVALTKMRKALRRKDKPLPKPVGEGLQAT is encoded by the coding sequence ATGTCATACGATTCCGACTCCAGTTTGAAGGTCTACCTGCGGGAGATCTCCAAGACCCCGTTGCTCACCCCGGAGGAAGAGGTGAAACTCGCCAAGCGCATTGCGAAGGGCGATAAGGAAGCTCGCGCTCACATGATCAAGGCGAACCTGCGCCTCGTCGTTAAGATCGCCCAGGACTACTCCGGCTATGGACTTCCGATTTCCGACCTGATTTCCGAAGGCAACATCGGCCTGATGAAGGCCGTGGAACGCTTCGACCCCGCAAAGGGCGGCAAGCTTTCGACCTACGCGGCCTGGTGGATCAAGCAGTCGATCAAGCGCTCGCTCGCCAACCAGAGCAAGACGATCCGCCTGCCCGTCCACATGGTGGACAAGATCGCCAAGATGCGCCGCATCTCGACCATGCTGGCCGAGGCCCTCGGCCGCGAGCCTACCGACGAGGAACTGGCCGACGAAATCGGCCTGCCACGCCGCAAGCTCGCCATGCTCAAGCAGGCCTCGCAACGCCCGACCTCGCTCGATGCGCCCATCAATGAAGGCGAAGCGACCGAATACGGCGAGATCATCGGCGACGATCGCGCGGAGGACCCGCTCGAAAGCCTGTCCGAGAAGAATCTTCACGGGGAGCTGAGCGGCCTGCTCGGAGTCCTCGACAAGCGCGAACGCCGGATCATCGACGAACGCTTCGGCCTTACCGGCAAAACGCCGATGACCCTCGAAGAAGTCGGCCGTGAATTCGGAGTGACTCGCGAACGCATCCGCCAGCTCCAGAACGTGGCGCTGACCAAGATGCGCAAGGCGCTTCGCCGGAAGGACAAGCCCTTGCCAAAGCCAGTGGGCGAAGGCCTGCAGGCGACCTGA
- a CDS encoding glutamine--tRNA ligase/YqeY domain fusion protein, with product MSESPKLDFIREIIAADLASGKHSTTITRFPPEPNGYLHLGHARAICLSFGIAQENAAVGARCHLRFDDTNPEKEEVEYVESIKADVKWLGFDWGEHLYYASDYFEFYYDCAVHLIKNGLAYVDQQTAEQIKETRGNLTVPGTPSPWRDRSVEENLALFAKMRAGEFEEGAAVLRAKIDMASPNIVMRDPVLYRVLKATHHNTGDAWCIYPMYDFAHPLEDAKEHITHSLCTLEFEIHRPFYDWTIENCPVPAKPRQIEFSRLNFTFTVMSKRKLLTLVKEGHVAGWDDPRMPTLSGARRRGIPPEAIRRLCEKTGITKFQGITDIAQLEFEIRDHLNTVSPRRMGVLDPLKLIITNWPEGQSEDIELDNHPKDPAMGTRSVAMSRELWIEADDFMEVPEKKFYRLGPGRHVRLRGGYIVKCTGFEKDAAGKITEVLCEFLPGTKGADAPEGVECRAAIHWVSAEHGVDAEVRLYDRLFTVEDPDSAEGGFTSVLNPDSLKKTIRAWVEPSVADAAPETVFQFERLGYFVADRHEHQPGKPVFNRTIGLRDSWGKK from the coding sequence ATGTCCGAATCTCCCAAGCTCGACTTCATCCGCGAGATCATCGCCGCGGACCTCGCTTCCGGTAAGCACTCGACAACCATCACGCGCTTTCCCCCGGAGCCGAATGGCTACCTGCACCTTGGCCACGCGCGCGCGATCTGCCTGAGCTTCGGCATCGCGCAGGAGAACGCGGCCGTCGGCGCGCGCTGTCATTTGCGCTTCGACGACACGAATCCCGAGAAGGAAGAGGTCGAGTACGTCGAGAGCATCAAGGCCGATGTGAAGTGGCTGGGCTTCGATTGGGGCGAGCACCTTTATTACGCCAGCGACTACTTCGAATTCTACTACGACTGCGCCGTCCATCTCATCAAGAACGGTCTCGCCTACGTGGACCAGCAGACCGCCGAGCAGATCAAGGAGACCCGCGGCAATCTGACCGTTCCGGGCACGCCGTCACCATGGCGCGATCGTTCCGTGGAGGAGAATCTGGCGCTATTCGCGAAGATGCGCGCCGGCGAGTTCGAGGAAGGCGCGGCGGTGCTGCGTGCGAAGATCGACATGGCCTCGCCGAACATCGTGATGCGCGATCCGGTGCTCTACCGCGTGCTGAAGGCGACCCACCACAACACGGGCGATGCCTGGTGCATCTACCCGATGTATGACTTCGCCCACCCGCTGGAGGATGCGAAGGAGCACATCACGCACTCGCTGTGCACGCTGGAGTTTGAGATTCACCGGCCGTTTTACGACTGGACCATCGAGAACTGCCCGGTGCCTGCGAAGCCGCGGCAGATCGAATTCTCCCGACTGAATTTCACCTTCACCGTGATGAGCAAGCGCAAGCTGCTCACGCTGGTGAAGGAAGGCCACGTCGCCGGTTGGGACGATCCGCGCATGCCCACGCTTTCCGGAGCCCGCCGCCGCGGCATCCCGCCCGAGGCGATCCGCCGGCTGTGTGAGAAGACGGGCATCACCAAGTTCCAGGGCATTACGGACATTGCGCAGCTCGAATTCGAGATCCGCGATCACCTCAATACCGTGAGCCCGCGCCGCATGGGCGTGCTCGATCCGCTGAAGCTGATCATCACCAACTGGCCCGAAGGCCAGAGCGAGGACATCGAGTTGGATAACCACCCGAAGGATCCGGCGATGGGCACGCGCAGCGTCGCGATGTCGCGCGAGCTGTGGATCGAAGCCGACGACTTCATGGAGGTGCCGGAGAAGAAATTCTACCGCCTCGGCCCCGGCCGCCACGTGCGTTTGCGCGGCGGCTACATCGTGAAGTGCACCGGCTTTGAGAAGGACGCTGCTGGCAAGATCACCGAGGTCCTCTGCGAGTTCCTGCCCGGCACCAAGGGTGCCGATGCACCGGAAGGCGTCGAGTGCCGCGCCGCGATCCACTGGGTCAGCGCCGAGCACGGCGTGGATGCGGAAGTCCGCCTCTACGACCGCCTATTCACCGTGGAAGACCCTGACTCTGCGGAGGGCGGCTTCACCAGCGTGCTTAATCCTGACTCGCTCAAAAAAACGATCCGCGCGTGGGTCGAGCCGTCTGTGGCCGATGCCGCACCGGAGACCGTGTTTCAGTTCGAGCGCCTCGGCTACTTCGTCGCCGATCGCCACGAGCACCAGCCCGGCAAGCCGGTCTTCAACCGCACGATCGGCCTGCGCGATTCGTGGGGGAAGAAGTGA